A single genomic interval of Juglans regia cultivar Chandler chromosome 1, Walnut 2.0, whole genome shotgun sequence harbors:
- the LOC108984730 gene encoding glutamate formimidoyltransferase-like: MDFDPSCKDKKKTIDQSSLLCCKLFISESRNHAALDAIERAGRLDPETVIVNKFPDRAYNRVRYTLVSYVMHDITGSAIYSPLQQTILAMAEAAFGAIDLETHSGAHPRLGVVDDILLHPLARASMDEAAWLARAVAADIGNRFQVPVYLYAAAHPTGKALDTIRRELGFYRPNFMGNQWAGWTMPEILSENPDEGPTMVSQARGITMIGARPWVALYNIPIMSTDVSAARRIARMVSARGGGLPTVQTLGLVHGEDSTEIACMLLEPNQIGADRVQNQVEMLAAEEGLDVEKGYFTDSSPEMIVDKYMNLISAERD, from the exons ATGGATTTCGACCCAAGTTGCAAG GACAAGAAGAAAACCATAGACCAATCGTCGCTACTATGCTGCAAGCTGTTTATCTCAGAATCACGAAACCATGCTGCCCTTGATGCCATCGAGCGAGCTGGGAGGCTTGACCCAGAAACTGTCATAGTGAACAAATTCCCTGATCGAGCTTATAATAGGGTCAGGTACACCTTGGTTTCATATGTGATGCATGACATCACTGGGAGTGCCATCTACAGCCCATTGCAGCAAACTATCCTAGCCATGGCCGAGGCTGCTTTTGGAGCCATTGACCTTGAGACCCATTCCGGGGCTCACCCTCGCCTCGGTGTCGTGGATGACATCCTTCTCCATCCATTGGCCAGGGCATCAATGGATgaagcagcttggcttgctAGGGCAGTGGCAGCAGACATTGGCAATAGATTCCAAG TCCCGGTATATTTGTATGCTGCAGCACACCCGACTGGCAAGGCTCTGGACACCATCAGACGAGAGCTTGGATTTTACCGACCCAACTTCATGGGAAACCAGTGGGCGGGATGGACCATGCCTGAAATACTTTCAGAGAATCCTGATGAAGGTCCCACCATGGTTTCTCAAGCAAGAGGCATCACAATGATTGGGGCACGCCCGTGGGTGGCATTGTACAACATACCCATCATGTCCACAGATGTTTCAGCTGCTCGAAGGATCGCTCGCATGGTGAGTGCTCGAGGAGGCGGCCTCCCAACGGTGCAAACACTGGGCTTGGTTCACGGTGAGGACTCAACCGAGATAGCTTGCATGCTCTTAGAGCCAAATCAAATTGGGGCAGACCGGGTCCAGAACCAGGTTGAGATGTTAGCAGCTGAAGAAGGATTAGATGTTGAGAAGGGATATTTTACTGATTCTTCACCGGAGATGATTGTTGACAAATACATGAATTTAATCTCTGCTGAAAGAGACTAA